TTTGATTATGAGTAGCATATAGGTTCATATTTTTCAAAAATGAACAGTTTTGAGCCATTTGCTGATGATTTTATCCCGATGACGTGGTGTTATACCAACTCTGGTTGTTTTAAATCCATTTTATCTCTTAGCCTGCGTAGGCAGGCTTTGTCTGTGTAGCCCCAGGCTTTAGCCTGCGGGGTTTTCATCAAAATTCCTGATTTTCTTCTTCCTCAAAATCCTGGTATAATTGTTCTAAATTTTGATGTTCAAACCGTCGAGAAACGCGCCGATATTTTTTTGATTCTAACTTCGGCTCATTTTGCTCGGTTCCTTTGCCTTTGCTTTTGACTTTCAGGCTGGATTCGGGATTGCTTTGTTGGGAGAGGATTTCTTCATAGATAATTGCCTCTTCCAGAAACTCTAAATAATCGTCATACCGTTCCCAGTCTCCACTGACTACACAGTTGGGTTCGTCCCGATGTAGGCAGTCGCTAAACTGACAGGTTCCCTCTTGCAGGCGTTGGCGCGCTTCGGGGAAATATTCGGCTAATTCTCGCGCTGGGAAGTCGAGGTTGGGTTGATTGAATCCGGGGGAGTCGGCGAGGAGTCCTCCGGTGGGTAAGTCAAATAATTCGACATGGCGGGTGGTGTGGCGTCCCCGTCCGAGTTTGCCGGATACATCGCCGACGCGCAGGGTGGCGAAGGGGATAAGTTGATTAATTAAGCTGGATTTGCCGACGCCGGAAGGGCCGGAAATTAAGGTGATTTTATCTTTGAGCCGATCGCGCACGGCATCAATCCCCACTCCGGTTTCTACACTAATAAATAACGGTTGATAGCCCCAACTTTCTAACCGTTCTTGCCACTCCATTCGCTCTTGTTCTGAAACTAAATCCGTTTTATTTAAACACAACAAAACCGATAATCCCGTAGATTCGGCTTTGACTAAAAAGCGGGTGAGTTGATGGGGGTCGAGGGTGGGTTCTTCTATGGCGAAGACGAGGAGGAGTTGGTTGGCGTTGGCGATCGCCGGACGATCCAGTTCCGTTTGCCGGGGGAAGACTTCGGCGACTGCACCTCTGCCACCTTCCCAATCCGGTTCTTCTATCACCACCCGATCGCCCACCATCACCTGAATTCCAATTTTTTTCAAGCGCGATCGCCGGGTACAAAGCAGAGTCGATGCTGTCGTCACCGGCTGATCCAACTGCACCCGATAATAATTCGCTTGGACTGCGACAACTGTCCCCGTAATCGGAGATTCAGACTCGGGAGGAGTCTCTGGGGAGAGCAACTCCAGGCGATCGCCCGGGAGGGACTCATTCCCGCTATCGGGATTCCCTCCCCTGGTCCCGGAATCGCCGTTTTCCGCGAGGCGATCACCCGGAGTTGTTGCACCCCTCAGGGTCTCTGCTTCAGGTTTGCCGTTACTCATGCAGGAGTCGCCGCACGTCGAACTTGCAGGGCAAAAAACCCCCCTCGGTCCTCAATCAGTTCCATGATATGTCCATCCATTCGCAGACTATCAGGAACCTGTTCGATGGGTTCTCCCGGGTCCAGCCACACTTCTAGCACTTCCCCGGGATTCATTTTATCCAAGCGCAGTTTGGTCCGCACGAAATTCATGGGACAAGGAGTGCCGCGCAGATCCAGAGTCGGATAACTGGTTTCAGGTGTAAGTTCTTGGGTCACTTGTTAAACAAATCTCCTAAAAATCCTTTACCCCCTTTCCCCGTGCGATCGCCTTTCAGTTTTGCCAACTGTTCCAGCAAGGGCCGTTCTTCTGCGGTTAACTTCGTCGGAATCTCGATCGCCACGGAAATCAGATGATCCCCACGCACTGCCGGATTTCCTAACTTCGGAACCCCTTTATTATCTAACTTCATCACCGTATTCGGTTGAGTACCCGCAGGAATCGTCAGTTCCGTGGGTCCATCCACCGTATTCACATCCAAACGACATCCCAAAATCGCCTGGAGATAACTAATCTTAATTTCCGAGAGGATATTAATATTGTCGCGCTGAAACTCCGCATCTTCATTCACGAACAAATAAACGTACAAATCCCCGGACGGACCACCCCGGGCCCCGGCATCGCCTTCGGCAGAAACCCGCAAGCGAGTCCCGTTATCCACACCCGGTGGCACGTTAATTTTGAGTTTCTTGGTCTCTTGTTTGACTCCAGCGCCATTACAAGCTTCGCACTTATCCTCAATAGTTTCCCCAGTGCCGTTACAGGTGGGACAAACCGAGACTTGAGTGAAACTGCCAAAGGGGGTGCGGGTAGCACGGCGGACCTGTCCTGCGCCATTGCAGGTGCCACAGGTACGGGGACGGGTTCCAGGTTTGGCCCCAGTTCCCACACAGGAGCTACAGGTTTCCAGATGAGAAATGCGAATTTCTTTTTCGCCGCCAAATATGGCTTCGCGGAAATCCAGTTTCAAATCCAGGCGGAGGTCATCCCCACGCACCGGACCGCTTCTTCTGCGGCCCTGTTGACCGGGAACACCACCCCCAGCAAAGCCATTAAAAAAGCTTTCAAAGATGTCAGCAAAGCCCATATCGCCCATATCACCGAATCCTGGCCCTCCGGCACCGGAACTGACTCCGGCTTCGCCAAATCGGTCATAACGTGCGCGGACTTCGGGTTCGCTCAGGACTTCGTAAGCGTGATTGATTTCTTTAAAGCGCTCTTCAGCGCCCTCTTCTTTATTGACATCTGGGTGATATTTGCGCGCTAACCGGCGGTAGGCACGTTTAATCTCTTCTTTGTCAGCAGTGCGAGCAACACCTAGAATTTCATAGTAATCGCGGGCCATAGAGCGCTTCTGGTAAAAATAAAAAACAAAAGGGACGCAAGCAATGGACTGTCATGGGTGGGGCAGTGCCGAGGGCGACAACCCCAGAAAGGTTCGGTTTGGTGAATCAGGGAGGAGACCTCTCCCCAAACCCCTCCCCTCTGAGGGGAGGGGCTTTGAGACCTAAGAGGGTAGGGAGAATAATCGAATTTTTTCTGGCTGGGATTGCTTTCCGGCTCCCCCGTCCCTCTGAGGGAAGGGGGCTGGGGGGTTAGGTCTCCGATCGCCCACCAGAACCCTGAAAGAGAGGGAATTAGCGATCGCCACCGAAGAGGAGCAGGTTTCTCTTTCTAAGAAAGACCCAACCGCTGATTCCCACCTCAGTCTAGGGACCGATCGGGAATTACTCCGATGTATTGGCCTCTTCTTTTTCCTCTTCTTCCTCCACTGGGTTAGATTGCTGATAAACGGCAATTCCCACAGAGAAGAGAGTTTCTTGGAATGCGGACATTCGCTGTTTAAGCTCTTCAACCTCAACGGTTTTATTTTCGAGCGCTGCTTTTAGCTGTTTCGCTCGGTCCTTGAGTTCTGCCTTGAGCTCATCGCTCAACAGAGCCACGTTATCTTTCAGAGTCGCTTTATAATTATAGAACAGGCTTTCAGCCTGGTTTTTAATTTCTGCGACTTGTTTGCGATAGCGGTCTTCATCGGCATATTTTTCCGCATCTTGACGCATTTTCTCGATTTCTTCGTCGCTCAACCCACCTGTGCTCGTGATTTGAATGCTTTGGACTCGTTCGGTGCCTTTGTCTGTGGCGGCGACATTGAGAATGCCATTGGCATCAATTTCAAAGGAGACTTCGATTTGAGGAACTCCTCGGGGTGCGGGGGGGATTTTATCCAGGATGAAGTTGCCCAGGCTTTTGTTATCTTTGACCATTGCCCGTTCCCCTTGCAGAACATGGATTTCCACTTCTCGTTGGCCATCGGTGGCGGTGGAGAAGGTTTGGGCGCGACTGGTGGGAATGGTCGTGTTGCGATCGATAATTTTGGTGAAAACGCCGCCCAGGGTTTCGATGCCGAGGGAGAGGGGAGTCACGTCCAACAGGAGGACATCTTGGACTTCGCCCCCGAGGACCCCGGCTTGAATTCCGGCCCCGATCGCCACTGCTTCATCAGGATTGACCGTGCGATCGGGTTCTTTGCCGCCAAAATAATCACTGATGGCTTTTTGAACCGCCGGAATCCGCGTCGAACCGCCCACTAAAATAATCCGGTCAATTTCATCGATACTCAGGGTGCTATCTTTAATCGCCTGAACGACGGGTTCTAAGCTGAGTTTGACCAAATTGCTGACGAGTTCTTCAAACTGCTCTCGGGTCAACTCCATTTCCAAGTGCTTGGGTCCGGTTTCGTCGGCGCTGATAAAGGGCAGGTTAATGGCGGCAGTTTCCCGAGAGGAGAGTTCAATTTTGGCTTTTTCTGCGGCTTCGCGAATCCGTTGGACGGCCATTTTATCGACGGAGAGGTCGATCCCCTCATTGATGCGGAATTGTTCGACCATCCATTTAACCAGGGTGGTATCAAAGTCATCCCCGCCGAGGTGGTTGTTGCCGGAGGTGGATTTGACTTCAAAGATGCCGTCTCCGAGTTGGAGAATGGAGACATCTAAGGTCCCGCCTCCGAGGTCAAAAACGAGAATGGTTTGGTCTTGTCCTTGTTTGTCTAAGCCGTAGGAGAGGGCGGCGGCGGTGGGTTCGTTGATAATTCGCAGCACTTCTAATCCGGCGATCGTGCCTGCATCTTTGGTGGCTTGGCGTTGAGCGTCGGTAAAGTAAGCCGGAACCGTAATCACCGCTTGGGTGACTTCTTCGGAGAGATAGGCTTCGGCATCCTCTTTGAGCTTTTGCAGGATCATGGCCGAAATTTCCTGGGGAGTGTAGGTGGTTCCCCGGATTTTGACATCTACGGTGTCGTCTCTACCTTTGGTACAGGTGTAGGGAACTCGGGATCGTTCTTCTTCTGTGTCTTCCCAGCGACGACCGATAAAGCGTTTGATGCTGTAGACGGTGTTTTCGGCATTGGTGACGGCTTGGCGTTTGGCAAGCTGTCCGACAACCCGCGAGCCGTTTTTGGCAATTCCCACAATACTGGGGGTAGTGCGTCCGCCTTCGGTGTTGCTAATCACGTTGGGTTTACCGCCCTCTAAGACAGCAACACAACTATTGGTGGTCCCGAGGTCAATTCCGATGACTTTTCCCATAGCGGTTCGGCGATTAAGGTGTGCGTGGCAATTGGGGGAAGGGTGGGTTCCCGTCGCGACAGGGGAGGGCGACGGAGTGGGGGGAGGATACTGGGGGTTGGTGCGAGAGATTCGGACCGGGGATCAGGCGACTGGGATGCCGCCGATCATTTGAGGTGGGGTTATTCTTGAGGACTGTCGGGAGTTTCTGAGGTTGGAGCTTCTTCGTCATCCTCGGGTGCTGCCGCGACTTTGACCAGTGCGTGTCGCAAGACGCGATCGCCTAGCATATAACCCCGGCGGAATTCATCGGTGACGATGCCTTCGGCATATTCCCGGGTGGGTTCGCGCATGACGGCTTCATGGAAGTTCGGGTCGAACTCTTCTCCCTTGGGATACATGGCGGAGACGCCGATGCGCTTGAGGCTTTCTACCATTTGCTTATAAACGCTCAGGTAGCTTTTATGAAGGTTCATTTCCCCATCGTTTTGGGGTTTGATTTGTTCTTTAGCTCGCTCAAAGTTATCCACGACGGATAACAATTCCCGGATGGTGGCACATTTGGCTTGGGCTTCGAGTTCGAGCTTTTCTTTTTGGGTGCGCTTGCGGAAGTTGTCAAAGTCGGCGGCTAATCGGGCATATTGGCTTTTTAATTCTTCTAACTGAATGGTAAAAGCTTGATTCGCCTGGACTAAGGCTTCCATCGCCATGTACTCTTCCGGACTCGCGTCCGGGGTTTCCGGCGCGGCGGCGGTGGGTTCCGCTGTTTCGGGCGCGGCACTCTCTTCTACTAC
This genomic stretch from Laspinema palackyanum D2c harbors:
- the rsgA gene encoding small ribosomal subunit biogenesis GTPase RsgA, with the protein product MSNGKPEAETLRGATTPGDRLAENGDSGTRGGNPDSGNESLPGDRLELLSPETPPESESPITGTVVAVQANYYRVQLDQPVTTASTLLCTRRSRLKKIGIQVMVGDRVVIEEPDWEGGRGAVAEVFPRQTELDRPAIANANQLLLVFAIEEPTLDPHQLTRFLVKAESTGLSVLLCLNKTDLVSEQERMEWQERLESWGYQPLFISVETGVGIDAVRDRLKDKITLISGPSGVGKSSLINQLIPFATLRVGDVSGKLGRGRHTTRHVELFDLPTGGLLADSPGFNQPNLDFPARELAEYFPEARQRLQEGTCQFSDCLHRDEPNCVVSGDWERYDDYLEFLEEAIIYEEILSQQSNPESSLKVKSKGKGTEQNEPKLESKKYRRVSRRFEHQNLEQLYQDFEEEENQEF
- a CDS encoding sulfurtransferase TusA family protein — its product is MNFVRTKLRLDKMNPGEVLEVWLDPGEPIEQVPDSLRMDGHIMELIEDRGGFFALQVRRAATPA
- the dnaJ gene encoding molecular chaperone DnaJ; the protein is MARDYYEILGVARTADKEEIKRAYRRLARKYHPDVNKEEGAEERFKEINHAYEVLSEPEVRARYDRFGEAGVSSGAGGPGFGDMGDMGFADIFESFFNGFAGGGVPGQQGRRRSGPVRGDDLRLDLKLDFREAIFGGEKEIRISHLETCSSCVGTGAKPGTRPRTCGTCNGAGQVRRATRTPFGSFTQVSVCPTCNGTGETIEDKCEACNGAGVKQETKKLKINVPPGVDNGTRLRVSAEGDAGARGGPSGDLYVYLFVNEDAEFQRDNINILSEIKISYLQAILGCRLDVNTVDGPTELTIPAGTQPNTVMKLDNKGVPKLGNPAVRGDHLISVAIEIPTKLTAEERPLLEQLAKLKGDRTGKGGKGFLGDLFNK
- the dnaK gene encoding molecular chaperone DnaK, which gives rise to MGKVIGIDLGTTNSCVAVLEGGKPNVISNTEGGRTTPSIVGIAKNGSRVVGQLAKRQAVTNAENTVYSIKRFIGRRWEDTEEERSRVPYTCTKGRDDTVDVKIRGTTYTPQEISAMILQKLKEDAEAYLSEEVTQAVITVPAYFTDAQRQATKDAGTIAGLEVLRIINEPTAAALSYGLDKQGQDQTILVFDLGGGTLDVSILQLGDGIFEVKSTSGNNHLGGDDFDTTLVKWMVEQFRINEGIDLSVDKMAVQRIREAAEKAKIELSSRETAAINLPFISADETGPKHLEMELTREQFEELVSNLVKLSLEPVVQAIKDSTLSIDEIDRIILVGGSTRIPAVQKAISDYFGGKEPDRTVNPDEAVAIGAGIQAGVLGGEVQDVLLLDVTPLSLGIETLGGVFTKIIDRNTTIPTSRAQTFSTATDGQREVEIHVLQGERAMVKDNKSLGNFILDKIPPAPRGVPQIEVSFEIDANGILNVAATDKGTERVQSIQITSTGGLSDEEIEKMRQDAEKYADEDRYRKQVAEIKNQAESLFYNYKATLKDNVALLSDELKAELKDRAKQLKAALENKTVEVEELKQRMSAFQETLFSVGIAVYQQSNPVEEEEEKEEANTSE
- the grpE gene encoding nucleotide exchange factor GrpE, whose protein sequence is MSKEAQVTEEQKQQEKTQTEWAAENAGGASNSADDASEAAASDEWGHQGKVQEAPREAVVEESAAPETAEPTAAAPETPDASPEEYMAMEALVQANQAFTIQLEELKSQYARLAADFDNFRKRTQKEKLELEAQAKCATIRELLSVVDNFERAKEQIKPQNDGEMNLHKSYLSVYKQMVESLKRIGVSAMYPKGEEFDPNFHEAVMREPTREYAEGIVTDEFRRGYMLGDRVLRHALVKVAAAPEDDEEAPTSETPDSPQE